From the genome of Triticum aestivum cultivar Chinese Spring chromosome 3B, IWGSC CS RefSeq v2.1, whole genome shotgun sequence, one region includes:
- the LOC123066007 gene encoding ammonium transporter 3 member 1-like, which yields MSSAADYNMSSGYSPNGIVVPPWLNKGDNAWQMIAATLVGLQSMPGLVILYGSIVKKKWAVNSAFMALYAFAAVWLCWVTWGYNMSFGHQLLPFWGKARPALGQQFLLMQAVLPESTHFFKDGSTETVWINPNYPMASMVYFQCVFAAITLILLAGSLLGRMNIRAWMIFVPLWLTFSYTIGAFSLWGGGFLFQWGVMDYSGGYVIHLSSGIAGFTAAYWVGPRSTKDRERFPPNNVLLMLTGAGILWMGWAGFNGGDPYSANIDASIAVLNTNICAATSLLVWTCLDVIFFKKPSVIGAVQGMITGLVCITPGAGLVQGWAAIVMGILSGSIPWFTMMVVHKRSRLLMHVDDTLGVFHTHAVAGFLGGATTGLFAEPQLCNMFVPVTNSRGAFYGGNGGMQFLKQVTGALFIIGWNVIVTSIICLVVRLIVPLRMPEEELAIGDDAVHGEEAYALWGDGEKYDSSKHGWYSDNETNLQARNKAPSGVTQNV from the coding sequence ATGTCGTCGGCCGCGGATTACAACATGTCCTCTGGGTACTCGCCCAACGGCATAGTGGTGCCGCCATGGCTGAACAAGGGCGACAACGCGTGGCAGATGATCGCTGCGACGCTGGTGGGACTTCAGAGCATGCCCGGCCTGGTGATCCTCTACGGCAGCATCGTGAAGAAGAAGTGGGCCGTGAACTCGGCCTTCATGGCGCTCTACGCCTTCGCCGCCGTGTGGCTCTGCTGGGTCACCTGGGGCTACAACATGTCCTTCGGCCACCAGCTCTTGCCCTTCTGGGGCAAGGCCCGGCCGGCGCTCGGGCAGCAGTTCCTCCTCATGCAGGCCGTGCTGCCGGAGTCCACCCACTTCTTCAAGGACGGCAGCACCGAGACGGTCTGGATCAATCCGAATTACCCCATGGCCTCCATGGTCTACTTCCAGTGCGTCTTCGCCGCCATCACGCTCATCCTCCTCGCCGGCTCTCTGCTGGGTCGCATGAACATCAGGGCCTGGATGATCTTCGTCCCGCTCTGGCTCACCTTCTCCTACACCATCGGCGCCTTCTCGCTCTGGGGCGGAGGCTTCCTCTTCCAGTGGGGCGTCATGGACTACTCCGGCGGGTACGTCATCCACCTCTCCTCCGGGATCGCCGGATTCACGGCCGCGTACTGGGTCGGGCCCAGGTCCACCAAAGACAGGGAGAGGTTCCCGCCCAACAACGTGCTCCTCATGCTCACTGGCGCCGGCATACTCTGGATGGGGTGGGCTGGGTTCAACGGCGGCGACCCTTACTCCGCTAACATCGACGCTTCTATAGCCGTGCTCAACACCAACATCTGCGCAGCGACCAGCCTCCTGGTCTGGACCTGCCTCGACGTCATCTTCTTCAAGAAGCCCTCCGTCATCGGCGCCGTCCAGGGCATGATCACCGGCCTCGTCTGCATCACTCCCGGCGCGGGTCTCGTCCAGGGGTGGGCGGCGATCGTGATGGGCATCCTGTCCGGAAGCATCCCGTGGTTCACCATGATGGTCGTGCACAAGCGCTCCAGGCTGCTGATGCACGTGGACGACACGCTGGGCGTGTTCCACACCCACGCCGTGGCGGGGTTCCTCGGCGGCGCGACCACGGGGCTCTTCGCGGAGCCGCAGCTGTGCAACATGTTCGTGCCGGTGACCAACTCCCGCGGCGCcttctacggcggcaacggcggcatgCAGTTCCTGAAGCAGGTGACGGGCGCGCTCTTCATCATCGGCTGGAACGTGATTGTCACCAGCATCATCTGCCTGGTCGTCCGCCTCATCGTGCCGCTGCGGATGccggaggaggagctcgccatcgggGACGACGCGGTGCACGGCGAGGAGGCCTACGCGCTCTGGGGCGACGGCGAGAAGTACGACTCCTCCAAGCACGGGTGGTACTCCGACAACGAAACCAACCTGCAGGCGCGCAACAAGGCGCCCAGCGGCGTCACGCAGAACGTCTAA